A window of the Fundulus heteroclitus isolate FHET01 unplaced genomic scaffold, MU-UCD_Fhet_4.1 scaffold_613, whole genome shotgun sequence genome harbors these coding sequences:
- the hdx gene encoding highly divergent homeobox, with the protein MDAWPQRRGLQTMNLRSVFTAEQQRILERYYENGMTNQSKACFQLILQCAQEAKLDFSVVRTWVGNKRRKLASKVEQNGSASHSLSGHGLAGGLLSSPTLAGGVLSNHGLATGALLPPDMAAARNIQSRVHLLPPSSSFPALSSPSSSPSSASPLSSGSNNNNDVILTGIYSVNSVPRSRPRPSAPPTQPDSDLSIRTSSSLISQALQSRSTSTSSPVHSKLLTSSQTLPSLTASGPLVYTAIRKGTLSIGEGGICAGAGPVPHSWTRQYGTGQTRPWSSSSSQPQAQLQPRPHSNPQPTAPPKPRASLPAQSAGPSSEQTPRIQQVFTLSEKGDRERPRSGHAPAPRTQETYRPTPHPLDAGHYLSIAMETGNEEDEWLREEELANMAAQTHIHREQPLTSPAGADVSGVKRNPTPPVTGPRPVVHPSNASLQGSYALTVQTSLAGEASSQASLGVSAAPWVINSSRKRTLQDRTQFSDGDLVQLKRYWDRGMTSLGSVCREKIAAAANQLNVDTEIVKTWISNRRRKYRLMAIEIPPPKGGPAVFANSSPGSRSPAAASPDGERLRTPEFADDSNDGGSECISEDGTVDSHHRDGEEETDASAAAPLANNVKIEVIDEDEEADEDGDLMASDLEQMQNLLEFKHEEVQFLENELENQKQKYQELADFTNSLLSAVRDNDLARQKELLASLPQPSDQDWDAPAEKRAQSDPTPNHKTHMDASAQDSKRFLLVDVDKDHSSPEVTEPSASEELLQEAGAEQK; encoded by the exons ATGGATGCGTGGCCACAGAGACGTGGCCTGCAGACT ATGAACCTTCGCTCGGTGTTCACGGCTGAACAGCAGAGGATCCTGGAGCGCTACTATGAGAACGGGATGACCAATCAGAGCAAGGCCTGCTTCCAGCTGATACTGCAGTGTGCTCAAGAGGCCAAGCTGGACTTCAGCGTTGTGCGG ACGTGGGTCGGCAACAAAAGGCGAAAACTGGCCTCCAAGGTTGAGCAGAACGGAAGCGCTTCTCATTCTTTGTCCGGTCATGGACTAGCCGGGGGGTTGCTGTCCAGTCCCACGCTGGCTGGCGGCGTGCTGTCCAATCACGGCCTCGCCACGGGGGCGCTGCTTCCTCCTGACATGGCTGCTGCCCGAAACATCCAGAGCCGCGTGCATCTCCTCCCGCCGTCCTCGTCTTTCCCCGCTCTCTCGTCGCCGTCTTCCTCCCCGTCGTCCGCCTCGCCCCTCAGCAGcggcagcaacaacaacaacgacgTCATACTGACCGGCATCTACTCCGTGAACTCCGTGCCCCGCTCACGGCCGCGACCCTCCGCCCCCCCGACTCAGCCGGACTCTGACCTCTCCATCCGCACGTCTTCGTCTCTGATCAGCCAGGCTTTGCAGAGCAGGAGCACGTCCACGTCCTCCCCCGTCCACTCCAAGTTGCTGACCTCCTCTCAGACTCTCCCATCGCTAACTGCCTCAGGACCTTTAGTCTACACTGCTATCAGGAAGGGCACTTTATCCATCGGGGAGGGGGGGATATGTGCTGGAGCAGGGCCGGTGCCCCACAGCTGGACTAGACAGTACGGCACGGGGCAAACTCGGCCttggtcttcttcttcttcacagcCCCAAGCTCAGCTGCAGCCCAGACCTCACTCCAACCCTCAGCCGACTGCACCGCCAAAGCCTCGGGCCTCCCTCCCCGCCCAGAGCGCGGGCCCCTCCTCCGAACAAACGCCTCGTATTCAGCAAGTCTTCACCCTGTCGGAAAAGGGTGACAGGGAGCGGCCGAGATCGGGGCACGCCCCTGCTCCACGGACCCAGGAGACCTACAGGCCAACACCTCACCCTCTGGACGCCGGTCACTACCTCTCCATTGCCATGGAAACGGGGAACGAAGAGGACGAGTGGCTGAGGGAGGAGGAGTTGGCCAACATGGCTGCCCAGACACACATCCACAGGGAGCAGCCGCTGACCAGCCCGGCGGGCGCCGACGTGTCCGGGGTGAAAAGAAACCCCACCCCGCCTGTGACGGGCCCCAGGCCAGTAGTGCATCCCAGCAACGCATCGCTCCAGGGCAGCTACGCCCTCACAGTACAGACCTCACTTGCCGGCGAAGCCAGCTCACAG GCCTCACTTGGCGTGTCGGCTGCCCCCTGGGTAATCAACAGCTCCAGGAAGAGAACA CTGCAGGATCGGACTCAGTTCAGCGACGGAGATCTCGTCCAACTGAAGCGCTACTGGGACCGAGGCATGACCAGTCTGGGCTCGGTGTGCAGAGAGAAGATCGCCGCTGCAGCCAACCAGCTCAATGTAGACACTGAAATAGTCAAG ACATGGATCAGCAACAGACGGAGGAAGTACCGTCTGATGgctattgaaatccctcccccTAAAGGCGGGCCCGCCGTGTTCGCCAACTCATCGCCGGGAAGCCGGTCTCCGGCGGCCGCGAGCCCCGACGGGGAGCGCCTCAGAACGCCAGAATTTGCGGATGACTCGAACGACGGGGGCTCTGAGTGCATCTCTGAAG ACGGAACCGTGGATTCACATCACAGAGACGGAGAGGAGGAAACGGATGCATCCGCTGCTGCTCCACTAGCCAATAATGTG AAGATTGAAGTGATCGATGAGGATGAAGAAGCGGACGAGGACGGGGACTTAATGGCCTCGGACCTCGAACAAATGCAGAACCTGCTGGAGTTCAAG CACGAGGAAGTGCAGTTCCTAGAGAACGAGCTAGAGAACCAAAAACAGAAGTACCAGGAGCTCGCAGACTTCACAAACAGCCTGCTGAGCGCCGTGAGGGACAATGACCTGGCGAGACAGAAG GAGCTTTTGGCCAGCCTACCTCAGCCTTCCGACCAGGACTGGGACGCGCCCGCGGAGAAGAGAGCCCAGTCGGATCCGACTCCCAACCACAAGACCCACATGGACGCCTCGGCTCAGGACAGTAAAAGATTCCTGCTGGTCGACGTCGACAAAGACCACTCGTCACCCGAAGTTACCGAGCCCTCTGCAtcagaggagctgctgcaggaagcgGGGGCAGAACAGAAGTGA